From the genome of Desulfovibrio inopinatus DSM 10711, one region includes:
- a CDS encoding U32 family peptidase, with translation MHRSELLVPAGSLEKLKVALLYGADAIYMGTPDMSLRTRSQFSLEQVIEGVRLVHAHGKKAYLTLNLFSHNRDIEKLPLFIETIRKVRPDGVIIADPGVFQFVKENAPDLEIHISTQANVCSYLSVDFWKKMGADLVVLAREVSFHELTEIRTRCPDVKLEVFIHGAMCMTYSGRCLLSNFLAQRGANQGNCTNSCRWQYKMHVALPDGTLEELTLTDENKDLFRFFLEEKERPGEFFPIEEDEKGAYILNSKDLCLMPHLEAILQNKIDSLKIEGRNRSAYYVAVTTRAYRQAIDAFYKDPDHWSPDPYMQELRTIPVRGYTHAFHEGRLTHHAHDYEGTNTLAAYEFAGLITEVTDDAFYLDVKNRILSGDVLEFIAPSVRTPMRLRIYQFEDVRNDKTYEDAIHAGEKPLLKIPFAWLHEEDPARLAKDFPPYTIVRKRRMLSDQEQQRLKMDLTAQAVEMGQAPEAAYQKRLTHYKRTQKEAPPVSKGKGPALGRDGCCGCGCNGCLHFWHDPAFEQARAKLREKKPGELLTKQEYRGGLSG, from the coding sequence ATGCATCGAAGTGAGCTTCTTGTCCCTGCGGGGTCTTTAGAAAAATTGAAGGTTGCCCTTCTTTATGGCGCAGATGCCATTTATATGGGCACGCCGGATATGTCTTTGCGCACACGCTCGCAATTCTCGTTAGAGCAGGTGATTGAAGGCGTGCGCCTTGTTCATGCACATGGGAAAAAAGCGTATTTAACGCTGAATCTTTTTTCGCATAATCGCGATATTGAAAAGCTGCCGCTTTTTATTGAAACGATCCGGAAGGTTCGGCCTGATGGTGTGATCATTGCGGACCCGGGTGTGTTTCAGTTTGTTAAAGAAAATGCCCCCGATCTGGAAATCCATATATCAACGCAGGCGAATGTTTGTTCCTATCTGTCGGTAGATTTCTGGAAAAAGATGGGGGCGGATCTCGTCGTTCTGGCTCGCGAGGTTTCTTTTCATGAACTTACCGAAATCAGAACGCGTTGCCCCGATGTGAAGCTTGAAGTTTTTATCCATGGCGCGATGTGTATGACCTATTCTGGACGTTGCCTTCTATCCAATTTTTTGGCGCAGCGTGGCGCGAACCAAGGGAATTGTACGAATTCCTGTCGGTGGCAATATAAAATGCACGTGGCGTTACCGGATGGCACCCTGGAAGAACTGACCTTGACGGATGAGAATAAGGACCTTTTTCGATTTTTCTTGGAAGAAAAAGAACGGCCTGGCGAATTTTTTCCGATTGAAGAGGATGAAAAAGGGGCCTACATCCTCAATAGCAAAGATTTGTGTTTGATGCCGCATTTGGAGGCCATTTTACAAAACAAGATCGATTCTTTGAAGATCGAAGGACGGAACCGCAGCGCCTATTACGTGGCCGTGACAACGCGAGCCTATCGTCAGGCGATTGATGCATTTTATAAAGATCCCGATCATTGGTCCCCCGATCCCTATATGCAAGAATTGCGCACTATCCCAGTCCGGGGGTATACGCACGCGTTTCATGAAGGGCGTTTGACCCATCATGCGCACGATTATGAAGGAACGAACACGCTTGCTGCGTATGAATTCGCCGGTTTGATTACCGAGGTTACGGATGATGCCTTTTATTTGGATGTGAAAAATCGCATTCTCTCGGGTGATGTTCTGGAGTTTATCGCGCCTAGTGTGCGCACGCCAATGCGGCTGCGCATTTATCAGTTTGAAGATGTTCGCAACGACAAAACTTATGAAGATGCTATTCACGCGGGGGAAAAACCCCTTTTGAAAATACCTTTTGCGTGGCTGCATGAGGAGGATCCTGCGCGATTAGCCAAAGATTTCCCGCCCTATACCATCGTGCGGAAACGCCGCATGCTCTCGGATCAAGAGCAACAACGACTAAAAATGGACCTCACCGCCCAAGCGGTAGAAATGGGGCAAGCGCCCGAAGCCGCGTATCAAAAAAGGCTTACCCATTACAAACGAACGCAAAAAGAGGCGCCTCCTGTCTCCAAGGGGAAAGGCCCCGCGCTTGGCCGTGATGGCTGTTGTGGGTGCGGGTGCAATGGGTGCCTTCATTTCTGGCATGATCCAGCTTTTGAACAAGCCCGCGCAAAATTGCGTGAAAAGAAACCGGGAGAGCTTTTGACCAAGCAAGAATATAGAGGGGGACTCTCTGGATAA
- a CDS encoding arsenite methyltransferase, which translates to MKQLNNDEIRDAVRNHYGKTAEGCCGGPVPKDAEACCVADAEAEVVDENACGCGATPSSDISSAQGGCCSGPALSPDKTSKALGYSSDELASLPEGANLGLGCGNPQAIASIKQGETVLDLGSGAGMDCFLAAKTTGARGLVIGVDMTPEMIAKAKLNAEKTGVKNVEFRLGEIENLPVADNNVDVIISNCVINLSPEKWKVYSEAFRVLKPGGRIAVSDIVLTAALPEELQNDLSLYTGCMAGASSLPDIESYLSEAGFGDIRISPKDESREFIREWVPGSKTADYVVSATIEAIKPRA; encoded by the coding sequence ATGAAACAACTCAATAACGACGAAATCCGCGATGCAGTACGTAACCACTATGGCAAGACAGCAGAGGGCTGCTGTGGGGGGCCGGTCCCGAAAGACGCCGAAGCCTGTTGCGTAGCAGATGCCGAGGCAGAGGTGGTCGACGAAAACGCTTGTGGTTGCGGGGCCACACCATCAAGTGACATCAGCAGCGCCCAAGGGGGGTGCTGCAGCGGACCGGCGCTATCGCCAGATAAAACATCAAAAGCACTTGGCTATTCGTCAGACGAGCTGGCATCCCTGCCAGAAGGCGCAAACCTCGGTCTTGGTTGCGGTAATCCTCAAGCCATTGCCTCAATTAAACAGGGCGAGACGGTTCTCGATCTTGGAAGCGGTGCAGGAATGGACTGTTTTCTGGCAGCAAAGACCACTGGCGCTAGGGGGCTGGTGATCGGGGTGGACATGACACCCGAAATGATTGCCAAGGCCAAGTTAAATGCCGAAAAAACCGGCGTAAAAAATGTGGAGTTCCGCCTTGGTGAAATCGAGAACCTTCCTGTGGCGGATAACAATGTGGATGTCATCATCTCGAATTGCGTAATCAACCTGTCGCCTGAAAAGTGGAAGGTTTACTCGGAGGCATTTCGTGTCTTGAAACCAGGCGGTCGTATCGCAGTTTCCGACATTGTTCTCACGGCGGCGTTGCCGGAAGAACTTCAAAACGACTTGTCCCTCTACACAGGTTGCATGGCCGGTGCCAGTTCGCTTCCGGATATTGAATCCTATCTATCCGAGGCGGGGTTCGGCGATATCCGCATTTCGCCCAAGGATGAAAGCCGTGAGTTTATACGCGAATGGGTGCCCGGCAGCAAAACTGCGGATTATGTTGTCTCAGCGACAATTGAGGCAATTAAACCCAGGGCATAA
- a CDS encoding phosphopantetheine-binding protein, with protein MDIKTRLKEMLISGLHLTGVSVADIDDDSPLFGEGLGLDSLDAVEVVVLVQREFHCEIKNMEEGKEAFASISALARFIEERTS; from the coding sequence ATGGACATAAAGACACGGCTTAAAGAAATGCTTATTTCCGGACTCCATCTCACTGGAGTTTCGGTTGCTGACATTGATGACGACAGCCCGCTTTTTGGCGAAGGCCTTGGATTGGATTCTTTAGATGCCGTTGAGGTCGTTGTATTGGTGCAGCGAGAATTCCACTGTGAAATCAAGAATATGGAAGAGGGAAAAGAAGCGTTCGCATCGATTTCGGCCCTCGCTCGTTTTATCGAGGAACGCACGTCATGA
- a CDS encoding beta-ketoacyl synthase N-terminal-like domain-containing protein, protein MNMVITGLGVMGWFGTDSASLCQAAGADTPIQEPAVADTSILTTIASPRDLRRMDHFSQLALWAAQQAIRDAGEDVSARTGLVMTTGYGPLHATFAMMDSMIEYGPDLASPLAFSQSVHNMPAAGLARQCNLDGPCITLCQFETSMAAGLLVAHDWLASGLVDRVLLGAVDEYAPLLSVIADRFEQEQNAAPAIQRFRGPLADTASFFCLVPEGNVPGYCLIDQIDCGNGASPTCDDDVNTIFFSAQATESNGFCLGTSPTAVGFDLILVALALQGQSVPNIDGNMRQTRFVCEDQLGGYGCWRARSLPQSVRKSI, encoded by the coding sequence ATGAATATGGTTATTACCGGTCTTGGCGTTATGGGGTGGTTTGGTACAGATTCAGCTTCTTTGTGCCAAGCTGCTGGAGCGGATACCCCGATCCAAGAACCTGCTGTCGCGGACACCTCGATTTTAACGACGATTGCATCGCCTCGCGATCTACGGCGTATGGATCATTTCTCACAGCTTGCTTTGTGGGCTGCTCAACAAGCAATACGAGATGCAGGTGAAGACGTTTCCGCGAGAACTGGACTTGTCATGACAACAGGATACGGCCCACTCCATGCCACATTCGCCATGATGGATTCGATGATTGAGTATGGCCCCGACCTTGCTTCCCCATTGGCGTTTTCCCAATCGGTTCACAACATGCCGGCCGCAGGTCTGGCCAGACAATGTAACCTCGACGGGCCATGCATTACGCTTTGTCAATTTGAGACATCTATGGCTGCTGGTCTCCTCGTGGCCCATGATTGGTTGGCGTCCGGACTCGTTGATCGAGTTCTTCTCGGAGCCGTCGATGAGTACGCGCCACTGTTATCGGTTATCGCTGATCGTTTTGAACAGGAACAAAACGCGGCTCCAGCTATACAACGTTTTCGCGGTCCGCTTGCCGATACGGCATCGTTTTTCTGTCTGGTTCCTGAAGGCAACGTCCCCGGATATTGCCTGATTGACCAAATCGATTGCGGCAATGGAGCTTCTCCGACATGTGACGACGACGTCAATACAATCTTTTTTTCAGCTCAAGCAACAGAATCGAACGGCTTTTGCCTCGGCACGTCACCAACAGCCGTCGGTTTCGATCTCATTCTTGTTGCGCTGGCACTCCAAGGACAGTCCGTTCCCAACATCGATGGCAATATGCGGCAAACTCGTTTCGTGTGTGAAGACCAGCTTGGCGGGTACGGCTGCTGGCGAGCTCGCTCCTTGCCTCAATCCGTAAGAAAATCAATATGA
- a CDS encoding beta-ketoacyl-[acyl-carrier-protein] synthase family protein codes for MSPQPIPVITGMGCLCAQGFDLNACVKKLFGEPNLPHSLSVPGGPTRPSPVFAVPESVRASFVTDSDMRYSSLSTLFAKHSAWEALTNAGFHPEELAGRRIGVSIGTSVGASVNLMSFYRNQRAGRDPELFAVQRWLAVNPALWLARHFDVHGPCQTVVNACASGTDAIGLGAAWIRQGLCDVVLAGGTDELSEFTMTGFGRLLIVDENPVKPFDADRQGLNLGEGAGMVVLESEQHAAMRGAQARAMVQAYATAGDAYHPTKPHPEGRGLAAALTQAADAADLKVTSAAFINTHGTGTKDNDAVESCVYGNLCPDVPLCATKGYTGHTLGAAGAIEAIFTVVSLEQGALPGNTRCSTPDPALPVHPVTHTTSITGNWAISTSLAFGGVNSVLFLSLGDGI; via the coding sequence ATGAGTCCACAGCCCATTCCTGTCATAACGGGCATGGGGTGTCTATGCGCTCAAGGATTTGATCTTAACGCATGCGTGAAAAAGCTTTTTGGTGAGCCAAATCTTCCACACAGTCTGTCCGTTCCCGGCGGTCCCACTCGGCCAAGCCCGGTATTTGCCGTTCCCGAATCCGTTCGCGCTTCATTCGTGACCGATTCCGACATGCGGTACAGCTCACTCTCAACGCTTTTCGCAAAGCACTCAGCTTGGGAAGCCCTGACAAATGCCGGCTTTCATCCAGAGGAACTTGCAGGTCGACGTATTGGAGTCAGTATCGGGACATCGGTTGGAGCGAGCGTTAATCTCATGTCGTTTTATCGAAATCAACGCGCCGGGCGCGATCCCGAACTGTTTGCTGTTCAGCGCTGGCTTGCCGTCAATCCCGCGTTATGGCTCGCGCGACATTTTGATGTGCACGGTCCTTGCCAGACTGTTGTCAACGCGTGTGCCTCTGGCACCGATGCCATTGGTTTGGGGGCTGCATGGATTCGTCAAGGATTGTGTGATGTGGTTCTTGCCGGAGGGACCGACGAACTCTCCGAATTCACCATGACCGGCTTTGGCCGGTTGCTCATTGTGGATGAGAACCCTGTAAAACCGTTTGATGCAGACCGACAGGGGCTCAATCTCGGAGAAGGGGCTGGTATGGTTGTTCTCGAATCTGAACAGCACGCAGCAATGCGAGGCGCACAGGCTCGGGCGATGGTACAGGCATATGCCACGGCCGGCGATGCATATCATCCGACAAAGCCCCACCCCGAAGGGAGGGGGCTGGCTGCCGCTCTCACACAGGCGGCAGACGCGGCCGATCTCAAAGTGACCAGTGCCGCATTTATCAATACGCATGGGACAGGGACCAAAGATAATGACGCCGTCGAATCGTGTGTCTATGGAAATCTGTGTCCTGACGTTCCTCTTTGTGCCACCAAAGGCTATACTGGACACACACTTGGAGCCGCCGGTGCCATAGAAGCGATTTTCACTGTTGTCAGTTTGGAGCAGGGCGCTCTTCCCGGAAACACGCGGTGCTCAACACCCGATCCCGCATTACCAGTCCATCCCGTGACGCACACGACATCCATTACCGGAAATTGGGCTATATCCACATCGCTTGCTTTTGGAGGTGTCAATTCCGTCCTGTTTCTGTCTTTGGGAGATGGAATATGA
- a CDS encoding AMP-binding protein — MTGAFRFEKKHVIALIEDTIRIKYSLDENASSIEPSMNVWRLLLDDMATFFRLNTEAQAELHRCGGVDAMAECIVQALSAHPVGIRFVTSGSTGTPVAVDHSLQAISQEVRQLIPLFPGVKNVVAVVPRYHLYGFMFALVLPQELAIGTRCLAPVPTTDFFEILRPGDVVVGFPLFWKAVARIGRRFPDSVTGITSTGPCPADVIYDLEAAGLHHMREVFGSSETGALGMRSHPDEPFDLMPHWQRDPENVFGLIRNVPGQGIQRLPFPDDVQWKDSRRFLPLGRKDKAVQVAGINVYPEHIASIIAEHPLVKLCTVRLDSSGSERLKAFVVPAHGSSLSPTDTNRLRQDLAKILKPEQMPRYIASGRTLPINGMGKICNWEKATGEVLKNTSL; from the coding sequence ATGACAGGCGCGTTTCGATTTGAAAAAAAACATGTCATTGCTCTCATAGAGGACACCATTCGAATAAAGTACAGTCTTGATGAGAATGCTTCCTCAATAGAACCGAGCATGAACGTATGGCGACTCTTGCTTGACGATATGGCAACTTTTTTTCGGCTCAATACCGAAGCGCAAGCAGAGCTGCATCGATGTGGTGGAGTCGACGCGATGGCGGAATGTATCGTTCAGGCGTTGTCCGCTCATCCGGTAGGCATTCGTTTTGTGACATCGGGCAGTACGGGAACACCTGTCGCGGTTGATCATTCTTTACAGGCGATTTCGCAGGAAGTCCGTCAGCTTATTCCGTTGTTCCCCGGCGTCAAAAACGTCGTGGCCGTTGTTCCACGCTACCATCTTTACGGATTCATGTTTGCACTCGTCCTCCCTCAAGAACTCGCTATTGGAACGCGATGCCTTGCTCCTGTGCCTACAACCGATTTTTTTGAGATATTACGGCCAGGAGATGTTGTTGTTGGTTTTCCCTTATTTTGGAAGGCTGTGGCGCGTATTGGCCGCCGCTTTCCTGACTCTGTGACGGGGATAACGTCGACCGGCCCCTGTCCCGCAGACGTTATTTATGATCTTGAGGCCGCAGGGCTCCATCACATGAGAGAAGTCTTCGGTTCATCTGAGACCGGCGCTTTAGGAATGCGATCACATCCCGATGAGCCATTTGATCTTATGCCCCATTGGCAACGTGATCCTGAAAATGTATTTGGACTCATTCGTAATGTACCCGGTCAAGGTATACAGCGACTTCCTTTCCCTGATGACGTGCAGTGGAAAGATTCTCGTCGCTTTTTGCCTTTAGGACGAAAAGACAAAGCTGTTCAAGTCGCTGGTATCAACGTCTATCCGGAGCACATTGCGAGCATCATTGCTGAGCATCCACTCGTAAAACTGTGTACTGTCCGTCTCGACAGTTCCGGCTCCGAGCGCCTCAAAGCGTTTGTTGTCCCAGCTCATGGGAGCAGTCTCAGTCCAACCGATACCAACCGCTTGCGACAGGACTTGGCAAAAATTCTCAAGCCGGAGCAAATGCCACGATATATTGCAAGTGGACGCACATTGCCGATCAATGGCATGGGAAAAATCTGTAATTGGGAAAAAGCAACCGGGGAAGTTCTTAAAAATACATCCCTATAA
- the sigZ gene encoding RNA polymerase sigma factor SigZ yields MNTTEEVWKKYHANLLAFIRKRVNDKVAAEDILQDIFVRVHSRIGTLENRSRLESWLYQITRNAIIDFYRSHKPLEELPVWLEQPQVGKEETNRQELSLCLAPMIQQLPKKYRHAVQLSEIEGRTQKEVAEIENISLSGAKSRVQRGRALLKDMFHDCCKVEINTKNQIVDYIKENGDCKFC; encoded by the coding sequence ATGAACACAACTGAAGAAGTATGGAAAAAATACCACGCTAACCTGCTCGCTTTTATACGAAAGCGGGTCAACGATAAGGTTGCAGCCGAAGATATTCTTCAGGATATCTTTGTTCGGGTTCATTCGCGGATCGGCACCCTTGAAAACAGGAGTAGGCTTGAAAGCTGGCTTTATCAAATAACAAGGAATGCCATTATTGATTTCTATCGCTCTCACAAGCCGCTGGAAGAGTTACCGGTGTGGCTTGAACAACCGCAAGTTGGCAAGGAGGAAACGAACAGGCAGGAATTATCGTTGTGTCTTGCTCCGATGATTCAGCAGCTACCGAAAAAATACCGCCACGCAGTTCAGCTTTCTGAGATCGAAGGAAGAACCCAAAAAGAGGTCGCGGAAATTGAGAACATTTCCCTTTCCGGGGCAAAGTCGAGAGTACAGCGCGGAAGAGCGCTGTTGAAAGACATGTTTCACGACTGCTGTAAAGTAGAAATTAACACAAAAAATCAAATAGTTGATTACATCAAAGAAAACGGCGATTGCAAGTTCTGTTAA
- a CDS encoding lipid biosynthesis B12-binding/radical SAM protein produces MNVLLFSINTETSPYPVYPQGVALVAQSARRAGHTVEIYDFWHHGDGEEVETRLRTFSPDVVGISIRNIDNVDIFTAQAHWTLDRLRMLVERIKAWSGVPIVLGGAGFSLMPQSILEYCRADCGVVGEGEDAFVDILDTLKQGQRVTGLIRRAIDLKKPFLPGKGENESLALTYYAETGIYGIQTKRGCPFHCIYCSYPGLEGENLRFRDPQAVVDEIAYLKNKHGIDTYFFTDSVFNDPHNQFLEIAEALIRSNLCINWSAYFRPGNITQDAIDILVRSGLRCVEIGVDGTCDETLHSLAKGFDYSQVFAMNEFFFKARIPQSIFIVYGGPGETPQTIERGLVLQERLKGSMVLGFLGYRILPQTALQTLAIHEGMIERDDPLLEPVFYFSRQLHRNAVHARLMKAYAGRHDRIYPPQEGQERLEIMRRFGMRGFLWDKRIKFESTALAVKETAYD; encoded by the coding sequence ATGAACGTCCTGCTCTTTTCCATCAATACGGAAACAAGCCCCTACCCGGTTTATCCTCAAGGGGTTGCTCTTGTTGCCCAAAGCGCACGTCGTGCCGGACACACGGTCGAAATCTATGATTTTTGGCATCATGGCGATGGCGAAGAAGTGGAGACCCGACTTCGTACATTCTCTCCTGATGTTGTTGGCATTAGTATTCGAAATATTGATAATGTCGATATCTTTACGGCCCAAGCACATTGGACACTCGATCGCCTTCGAATGCTTGTTGAACGAATCAAAGCATGGTCTGGCGTGCCGATCGTGCTTGGTGGGGCTGGCTTTTCCCTTATGCCACAGTCTATTCTTGAATATTGTCGGGCCGATTGCGGTGTTGTCGGAGAAGGCGAAGACGCATTTGTCGACATATTGGACACTCTGAAACAAGGACAACGCGTGACCGGGCTTATACGTCGCGCCATTGATCTAAAAAAACCATTTCTTCCTGGCAAAGGCGAAAATGAAAGCCTCGCATTAACCTATTACGCCGAAACCGGCATCTATGGGATTCAGACGAAGAGAGGATGTCCATTTCACTGCATCTATTGCAGTTATCCAGGACTTGAAGGAGAAAATCTTCGATTCCGTGATCCTCAGGCCGTTGTTGATGAAATTGCGTATCTCAAAAACAAACACGGCATTGATACCTACTTTTTCACCGATTCGGTGTTCAATGATCCACACAACCAATTTCTCGAAATTGCAGAAGCATTGATCCGGAGCAATCTCTGTATCAACTGGAGCGCGTATTTCAGGCCTGGGAACATAACACAAGACGCTATAGATATACTTGTCCGATCAGGATTACGTTGTGTTGAGATTGGTGTCGATGGAACATGCGACGAGACACTGCATTCTTTGGCGAAAGGCTTCGATTATAGTCAGGTCTTCGCAATGAACGAATTTTTTTTCAAAGCCCGTATTCCGCAATCGATTTTCATTGTGTATGGCGGCCCAGGAGAAACACCGCAGACTATTGAACGTGGGCTTGTGCTGCAAGAACGCCTCAAGGGAAGCATGGTTTTGGGATTCCTTGGGTATCGCATCTTGCCGCAGACTGCGCTTCAAACGCTGGCTATCCACGAAGGCATGATTGAAAGGGACGATCCGCTCCTTGAACCCGTGTTTTATTTTTCTCGGCAACTCCACCGTAATGCCGTCCATGCTCGACTCATGAAGGCGTATGCCGGAAGACATGATCGCATCTATCCTCCACAAGAGGGCCAAGAGAGACTGGAGATTATGCGCCGATTCGGAATGCGCGGTTTTTTGTGGGACAAGAGAATTAAATTTGAATCGACAGCCTTAGCTGTGAAGGAGACTGCCTATGACTGA
- a CDS encoding acyloxyacyl hydrolase, translated as MVRNRKLGLSSLKIVLFLMWLLWSGVAVAGQEAEQQQSKATDNTQFASQTEEHVPNRYGMALSYGSAFNSSEPLYFGMGTVFATFDYENIWHHPAPDGLRFKVEASAGGADKGFLASLSMFAQYFPPFFQSDSVMPYAELGIGGIYTDFQLHNQGLKVNFCPQVSIGSDFETQSGHRFFGAIRLQHISNANLHPQNRGINSTVFLIGMYF; from the coding sequence ATGGTTCGGAACCGAAAGCTTGGTTTGAGTTCTCTCAAAATAGTTTTGTTTTTAATGTGGCTGCTCTGGAGCGGTGTGGCTGTTGCCGGTCAAGAAGCAGAACAACAACAGTCGAAAGCAACGGATAATACCCAGTTCGCTTCACAAACCGAAGAACACGTCCCCAACCGATACGGCATGGCGCTGAGCTACGGTTCGGCTTTCAATTCTTCAGAACCATTGTATTTCGGAATGGGAACTGTATTCGCGACGTTCGATTATGAAAACATCTGGCATCATCCGGCACCCGATGGATTGCGCTTTAAAGTAGAAGCGAGCGCGGGCGGTGCAGACAAGGGCTTTCTCGCTTCCTTGTCCATGTTTGCTCAATATTTCCCCCCGTTTTTTCAATCAGATTCGGTCATGCCCTATGCTGAATTGGGTATTGGTGGCATTTACACCGATTTTCAACTGCACAACCAAGGCCTCAAAGTAAACTTTTGTCCCCAAGTGAGCATTGGGTCAGACTTTGAAACACAATCGGGACATCGATTTTTTGGAGCCATACGATTGCAACACATTTCTAATGCCAATCTTCACCCGCAGAACCGAGGCATTAATTCGACCGTTTTTCTTATAGGGATGTATTTTTAA
- a CDS encoding glycosyltransferase family 2 protein, whose protein sequence is MTEPFSLNTLLVVVPTYNHTGTLPDVVRRIKAQHPHVLVVDDGSDIPVSANDLSDTIDVIRHPVNQGKGAAMKTAAKRARQRGMTHILTIDADGQHFPEDIPRFISAMEQHPESIIVGSRNFNAKNIPGSSRFGRWFSNLWYRIQTLHTISDMQSGFRAYPLTVFEKIQSTENRYSFEIEILVKATWAGFHIEEIDIPVFYPEPDQRISHFKAFWDNARISWLNTRLTVWAILRLPGLLRRRQEKVTPTTRRPSRWSSKSLGSRLQHLFFYAVIRLFGVRPTYVVLAVITAYYTLWPSIRARSKAYLVRRFSNHSRIALFVYAFRLHFEFGKILVDRAAMGIQGRHHVELDDNVESTMRTLLARGRGLLVLTAHVGCWQTAMSGFELMNTRTAILLHRDAGDVDRQYFEHTGKKAPFRFIDPLGTLGGVFEIMEELRHGAIVAMTADRVLGNERNVVSVDLFGEPVQYPYSAFSLASAMNAPVIVLFSARTGPEASRLWIGDIIEVPSGLGREAAPYVPYVQRFASCIEVYATANPFQYFNFVDIWSNDEKRDGHKDTA, encoded by the coding sequence ATGACTGAGCCATTCTCCTTGAATACGCTCCTTGTCGTCGTTCCGACATATAACCACACCGGGACACTTCCCGACGTGGTCAGACGCATCAAAGCCCAACACCCACATGTGCTCGTTGTGGACGACGGCAGCGATATTCCCGTGTCTGCCAATGATTTGAGCGATACAATCGATGTTATTCGCCATCCGGTCAATCAAGGAAAAGGGGCCGCGATGAAAACGGCTGCCAAAAGAGCACGACAGCGAGGGATGACGCATATCCTGACAATAGATGCCGATGGTCAGCATTTCCCCGAGGATATCCCTCGTTTCATCTCCGCCATGGAGCAACATCCGGAGAGTATCATTGTCGGGAGCAGAAATTTTAACGCCAAGAACATTCCTGGTTCCTCTCGATTCGGTCGTTGGTTTTCCAATCTTTGGTACCGCATTCAGACTTTGCATACGATTTCGGATATGCAAAGCGGATTTCGCGCATATCCCCTTACCGTATTCGAGAAGATACAAAGCACGGAGAATCGTTATTCTTTTGAAATCGAAATTTTGGTCAAAGCCACTTGGGCAGGGTTTCATATTGAAGAAATCGACATCCCGGTCTTTTACCCTGAACCGGACCAACGCATATCCCATTTTAAAGCCTTCTGGGATAATGCCCGAATCTCTTGGCTCAATACCCGATTAACGGTCTGGGCTATCCTCCGGCTTCCTGGTCTTTTGAGGAGGAGGCAAGAAAAGGTTACGCCCACCACGCGTCGTCCTTCTCGTTGGTCAAGCAAGAGTCTGGGATCGCGACTGCAACATCTTTTTTTCTATGCGGTTATCCGTCTTTTTGGTGTTCGACCAACTTATGTCGTTTTGGCTGTCATCACTGCGTACTACACGCTCTGGCCATCAATTCGCGCTCGATCAAAGGCCTATCTTGTACGGCGTTTTTCCAATCATTCCCGTATAGCACTTTTTGTCTACGCTTTTCGACTCCATTTCGAGTTCGGAAAGATCCTCGTGGATCGGGCTGCCATGGGAATACAAGGGCGCCATCACGTTGAGCTTGATGACAACGTTGAATCAACCATGCGTACTCTTTTGGCTCGTGGGCGGGGGCTCCTTGTTCTTACGGCCCATGTCGGTTGCTGGCAGACGGCGATGTCCGGGTTCGAGCTCATGAATACGCGCACGGCTATTTTGCTTCATCGTGATGCTGGGGACGTGGATCGACAGTATTTCGAACATACAGGGAAGAAAGCTCCTTTTCGTTTCATCGATCCTCTGGGGACTCTGGGTGGAGTGTTTGAAATCATGGAAGAGCTTCGTCACGGTGCCATTGTTGCCATGACGGCAGACCGTGTTCTCGGCAATGAGCGCAACGTCGTGTCAGTCGATTTGTTCGGAGAGCCTGTTCAGTATCCTTATAGTGCATTTTCCTTGGCTTCGGCGATGAACGCTCCTGTGATTGTTTTGTTTTCGGCACGCACCGGTCCTGAAGCCTCGCGACTGTGGATTGGCGATATCATCGAAGTCCCATCCGGTCTTGGCCGAGAAGCAGCACCCTATGTGCCGTATGTGCAACGGTTCGCTTCATGCATTGAGGTGTATGCGACGGCCAATCCTTTTCAATACTTTAATTTTGTCGACATCTGGTCGAATGATGAGAAACGCGATGGACATAAAGACACGGCTTAA